One window of Theropithecus gelada isolate Dixy chromosome 4, Tgel_1.0, whole genome shotgun sequence genomic DNA carries:
- the PPT2 gene encoding lysosomal thioesterase PPT2 isoform X2 has protein sequence MLGLWGQRLPAAWVLLLLPFLPLLLLAAPAPHRASYKPVIVVHGLFDSSYSFRHLLEYINETHPGTVVTVLDLFDGRESLRPLWEQVQGFREAVVPIMAKAPQGVHLICYSQGGLVCRALLSVMDDHNVDSFISLSSPQMGQYGDTDYLKWLFPTSMRSNLYRICYSPWGQEFSICNYWHDPHHDDLYLNASSFLALINGERDHPNATVWRKNFLRVGHLVLIGGPDDGVITPWQSSFFGFYDANETVLEMEEQLVYLRDSFGLKTLLARGAIVRCPMAGISHTAWHSNRTLYETCIEPWLS, from the exons ATGCTGGGGCTCTGGGGGCAGCGGCTCCCCGCGGCGTGGGTCCTACTCCTGTTACCTTtcctgccgctgctgctgcttgCAGCCCCCGCGCCCCACCGCGCGTCCTACAAGCCGGTCATCGTGGTGCATGGGCTCTTCGACAGCTCGTACAGCTTCCGCCACCTGCTGGAATACATCAATGAG ACACACCCCGGGACTGTGGTGACAGTGCTCGATCTCTTCGATGGGAGAGAGAGCTTGCGACCCCTGTGGGAACAGGTGCAAGGGTTCCGAGAGGCTGTGGTCCCCATCATGGCAAAGGCCCCTCAAGGGGTGCATCTCATCTGCTACTCGCAGG GGGGCCTTGTGTGCCGGGCTCTGCTTTCTGTCATGGATGATCACAATGTGGATTCTTtcatctccctctcctctccacaGATGGGACAGTATGGAG ACACGGACTACTTGAAGTGGCTGTTCCCCACCTCCATGCGGTCTAACCTCTATCGGATCTGCTATAGCCCCTGGGGCCAGGAATTCTCCATCTGCAACTACTGGCATG ATCCCCACCACGATGACTTGTACCTCAATGCCAGCAGCTTCCTGGCCCTGATCAATGGGGAAAGAGACCATCCCAATGCCACAG TATGGCGGAAGAACTTTCTTCGTGTGGGCCACCTGGTGCTGATTGGGGGCCCTGATGATGGTGTTATTACTCCCTGGCAGTCCAG CTTCTTTGGTTTCTATGATGCAAATGAGACAGTCCTGGAGATGGAGGAGCAACTG GTTTATCTGCGGGATTCTTTTGGGTTGAAGACTCTATTGGCCCGGGGGGCCATAGTGAGGTGTCCGATGGCCGGGATCTCCCACACAGCCTGGCACTCCAACCGTACCCTTTATGAGACCTGCATTGAACCTTGGCTCTCCTGA
- the AGPAT1 gene encoding 1-acyl-sn-glycerol-3-phosphate acyltransferase alpha isoform X2 yields the protein MEFWPGAWMLLLLLFLLLLFLLPTLWFCSPSAKYFFKMAFYNGWILFLAVLAIPVCAVRGRNVENMKILRLMLLHIKYLYGIRVEVRGAHHFPPSQPYVVVSNHQSSLDLLGMMEVLPGRCVPIAKRELLWAGSAGLACWLAGVIFIDRKRTGDAISVMSEVAQTLLTQDVRVWVFPEGTRNHNGSMLPFKRGAFHLAVQAQVPIVPIVMSSYQDFYCKKERRFTSGQCQVRVLPPVPTEGLTPDDVPALADRVRHSMLTVFREISTDGRGGGDYLKKPGGGG from the exons ATGGAGTTTTGGCCAGGGGCatggatgctgctgctgctgctcttcctgctgctgctctTCCTGCTGCCCACCCTGTGGTTCTGCAGCCCCAGTGCCAAGTACTTCTTCAAGATGGCCTTCTACAATGGCTGGATCCTCTTCCTGGCTGTGCTCGCCATCCCTGTGTGTGCCGTGCGAGGACGCAACGTTGAGAACATGAA GATCTTGCGTCTAATGCTGCTCCACATCAAATACCTGTACGGGATCCGAGTGGAGGTGCGAGGGGCTCACCACTTCCCTCCCTCACAGCCCTATGTTGTTGTCTCCAACCACCAGAGCTCCCTCGATCTGCTTG GGATGATGGAAGTGCTGCCAGGCCGCTGTGTGCCCATTGCCAAGCGTGAGCTACTGTGGGCTGGCTCTGCCGGGCTGGCCTGCTGGCTGGCAGGAGTCATCTTCATCGACCGGAAGCGCACGGGGGATGCCATCAGTGTCATGTCTGAGGTCGCCCAGACCCTGCTCACCCAGGAC GTGAGGGTCTGGGTGTTTCCTGAGGGAACGAGAAACCACAACGGCTCCATGCTGCCCTTCAAACGTGGCGCCTTCCATCTTGCAGTGCAGGCCCAG GTTCCCATTGTCCCCATAGTCATGTCCTCCTACCAAGACTTCTACTGCAAGAAGGAGCGCCGCTTCACCTCGG GACAATGTCAGGTGCGGGTGCTGCCCCCAGTGCCCACAGAAGGGCTGACACCAGATGACGTCCCAGCTCTGGCTGACAGAGTCCGGCACTCCATGCTCACTGTTTTCCGGGAAATCTCCACCGATGGCCGGGGTGGTGGTGACTATCTGAAGAAGCCTGGCGGGGGTGGGTGA
- the PRRT1 gene encoding proline-rich transmembrane protein 1 isoform X2, which yields MPGTQTPAPARDPHSGCRDPVPARPQACHPKSQETRFEGPLPPPPPAAAAPPPPAPAQTAQAPGFVVPTHAGTVGTLPLGGYVAPGYPLQLQPCTAYVPVYPVGTPYAGGTPGGTGVTSTLPPPPQGPGLALLEPRRPPHDYMPIAVLTTICCFWPTGIIAIFKAVQVRTALARGDMVSAEIASREARNFSFISLAVGIAAMVLCTILTVVIIIAAQHHENYWDP from the exons ATGCCAGg CACCCAGACTCCAGCACCGGCCAGGGACCCCCACTCCGGCTGCAGGGACCCTGTCCCAGCGAGACCGCAGGCATGTCATCCGAAAAGTCAg GAGACTCGCTTCGAGGGCCCACTTCCTCCGCCGCCGCCCGCTGccgccgccccgcccccgccggcGCCAGCCCAGACTGCCCAGGCCCCTGGCTTCGTGGTGCCCACGCACGCGGGGACTGTGGGCACGCTGCCGCTGGGGGGCTACGTAGCACCCGGATACCCCCTGCAGCTGCAGCCCTGCACTGCTTACGTGCCGGTCTACCCGGTGGGCACG CCATATGCAGGCGGGACCCCGGGGGGGACAGGCGTGACCTCCACTCTCCCCCCGCCGCCCCAGGGCCCAGGGCTGGCCCTGCTGGAGCCGAGGCGCCCGCCACACGATTACATGCCCATCGCGGTGCTGACCACCATCTGTTGCTTCTGGCCTACTGGCATCATTGCCATCTTCAAGGCAGTGCAG GTGCGCACGGCCTTGGCCCGCGGAGACATGGTGTCGGCCGAGATCGCTTCACGCGAGGCCCGGAACTTCTCCTTCATCTCCCTGGCCGTGGGCATCGCGGCTATGGTGCTCTGTACCATCCTCACCGTAGTCATCATCATCGCCGCGCAGCACCACGAGAACTACTGGGATCCCTAA
- the RNF5 gene encoding E3 ubiquitin-protein ligase RNF5 — MAAAEEEDGGPEGPNRERGGAGATFECNICLETAREAVVSVCGHLYCWPCLHQWLETRPERQECPVCKAGISREKVVPLYGRGSQKPQDPRLKTPPRPQGQRPAPESRGAFQPFGDTGGFHFSFGVGAFPFGFFTTVFNAHEPFRRGTGVDLGQGHPASSWQDSLFLFLAIFFFFWLLSI; from the exons ATGGCAGCAGCGGAGGAGGAGGACGGGGGCCCCGAAGGGCCAAATCGCgagcggggcggggcgggcgcgACCTTCGAATGTAATATATGTTTGGAGACTGCTCGGGAAGCTGTGGTCAGTGTGTGTGGCCACCTGTACTG TTGGCCATGTCTTCATCAG TGGCTGGAGACAAGGCCAGAGCGGCAAGAGTGTCCAGTATGTAAAGCTGGGATCAGCAGAGAGAAGGTTGTCCCGCTTTATGGGCGAGGGAGCCAAAAGCCCCAGGATCCCAG attaaaaactcCACCCCGCCCCCAGGGCCAGAGACCAGCTCCAGAGAGCAGAGGG GCATTCCAGCCATTTGGTGATACCGGGGGCTTCCACTTCTCATTTGGTGTTGGtgcttttccctttggctttttCACCACCGTCTTCAATGCCCATGAGCCTTTCCGCCGGGGTACAG GTGTGGATCTGGGACAGGGTCACCCGGCCTCCAGCTGGCAGGATTCCCTCTTCCTGTTTCTCgccatcttcttctttttttggctgCTCAGTATTTGA
- the AGPAT1 gene encoding 1-acyl-sn-glycerol-3-phosphate acyltransferase alpha isoform X1: MVARMEFWPGAWMLLLLLFLLLLFLLPTLWFCSPSAKYFFKMAFYNGWILFLAVLAIPVCAVRGRNVENMKILRLMLLHIKYLYGIRVEVRGAHHFPPSQPYVVVSNHQSSLDLLGMMEVLPGRCVPIAKRELLWAGSAGLACWLAGVIFIDRKRTGDAISVMSEVAQTLLTQDVRVWVFPEGTRNHNGSMLPFKRGAFHLAVQAQVPIVPIVMSSYQDFYCKKERRFTSGQCQVRVLPPVPTEGLTPDDVPALADRVRHSMLTVFREISTDGRGGGDYLKKPGGGG, translated from the exons ATG GTGGCCAGAATGGAGTTTTGGCCAGGGGCatggatgctgctgctgctgctcttcctgctgctgctctTCCTGCTGCCCACCCTGTGGTTCTGCAGCCCCAGTGCCAAGTACTTCTTCAAGATGGCCTTCTACAATGGCTGGATCCTCTTCCTGGCTGTGCTCGCCATCCCTGTGTGTGCCGTGCGAGGACGCAACGTTGAGAACATGAA GATCTTGCGTCTAATGCTGCTCCACATCAAATACCTGTACGGGATCCGAGTGGAGGTGCGAGGGGCTCACCACTTCCCTCCCTCACAGCCCTATGTTGTTGTCTCCAACCACCAGAGCTCCCTCGATCTGCTTG GGATGATGGAAGTGCTGCCAGGCCGCTGTGTGCCCATTGCCAAGCGTGAGCTACTGTGGGCTGGCTCTGCCGGGCTGGCCTGCTGGCTGGCAGGAGTCATCTTCATCGACCGGAAGCGCACGGGGGATGCCATCAGTGTCATGTCTGAGGTCGCCCAGACCCTGCTCACCCAGGAC GTGAGGGTCTGGGTGTTTCCTGAGGGAACGAGAAACCACAACGGCTCCATGCTGCCCTTCAAACGTGGCGCCTTCCATCTTGCAGTGCAGGCCCAG GTTCCCATTGTCCCCATAGTCATGTCCTCCTACCAAGACTTCTACTGCAAGAAGGAGCGCCGCTTCACCTCGG GACAATGTCAGGTGCGGGTGCTGCCCCCAGTGCCCACAGAAGGGCTGACACCAGATGACGTCCCAGCTCTGGCTGACAGAGTCCGGCACTCCATGCTCACTGTTTTCCGGGAAATCTCCACCGATGGCCGGGGTGGTGGTGACTATCTGAAGAAGCCTGGCGGGGGTGGGTGA
- the PPT2 gene encoding lysosomal thioesterase PPT2 isoform X1 → MKSCGSMLGLWGQRLPAAWVLLLLPFLPLLLLAAPAPHRASYKPVIVVHGLFDSSYSFRHLLEYINETHPGTVVTVLDLFDGRESLRPLWEQVQGFREAVVPIMAKAPQGVHLICYSQGGLVCRALLSVMDDHNVDSFISLSSPQMGQYGDTDYLKWLFPTSMRSNLYRICYSPWGQEFSICNYWHDPHHDDLYLNASSFLALINGERDHPNATVWRKNFLRVGHLVLIGGPDDGVITPWQSSFFGFYDANETVLEMEEQLVYLRDSFGLKTLLARGAIVRCPMAGISHTAWHSNRTLYETCIEPWLS, encoded by the exons ATGAAGAGTT GCGGGAGCATGCTGGGGCTCTGGGGGCAGCGGCTCCCCGCGGCGTGGGTCCTACTCCTGTTACCTTtcctgccgctgctgctgcttgCAGCCCCCGCGCCCCACCGCGCGTCCTACAAGCCGGTCATCGTGGTGCATGGGCTCTTCGACAGCTCGTACAGCTTCCGCCACCTGCTGGAATACATCAATGAG ACACACCCCGGGACTGTGGTGACAGTGCTCGATCTCTTCGATGGGAGAGAGAGCTTGCGACCCCTGTGGGAACAGGTGCAAGGGTTCCGAGAGGCTGTGGTCCCCATCATGGCAAAGGCCCCTCAAGGGGTGCATCTCATCTGCTACTCGCAGG GGGGCCTTGTGTGCCGGGCTCTGCTTTCTGTCATGGATGATCACAATGTGGATTCTTtcatctccctctcctctccacaGATGGGACAGTATGGAG ACACGGACTACTTGAAGTGGCTGTTCCCCACCTCCATGCGGTCTAACCTCTATCGGATCTGCTATAGCCCCTGGGGCCAGGAATTCTCCATCTGCAACTACTGGCATG ATCCCCACCACGATGACTTGTACCTCAATGCCAGCAGCTTCCTGGCCCTGATCAATGGGGAAAGAGACCATCCCAATGCCACAG TATGGCGGAAGAACTTTCTTCGTGTGGGCCACCTGGTGCTGATTGGGGGCCCTGATGATGGTGTTATTACTCCCTGGCAGTCCAG CTTCTTTGGTTTCTATGATGCAAATGAGACAGTCCTGGAGATGGAGGAGCAACTG GTTTATCTGCGGGATTCTTTTGGGTTGAAGACTCTATTGGCCCGGGGGGCCATAGTGAGGTGTCCGATGGCCGGGATCTCCCACACAGCCTGGCACTCCAACCGTACCCTTTATGAGACCTGCATTGAACCTTGGCTCTCCTGA
- the PRRT1 gene encoding proline-rich transmembrane protein 1 isoform X1 produces MSSEKSGLPDSVPHTSPPPYNAPQPPAEPPAPPPQAAPSSHHHHHHHYHQSGTATLPRLGAGGLASSAATAQRGPSSSATLPRPPHHAPPGPAAGAPPPGCATLPRMPPDPYLQETRFEGPLPPPPPAAAAPPPPAPAQTAQAPGFVVPTHAGTVGTLPLGGYVAPGYPLQLQPCTAYVPVYPVGTPYAGGTPGGTGVTSTLPPPPQGPGLALLEPRRPPHDYMPIAVLTTICCFWPTGIIAIFKAVQVRTALARGDMVSAEIASREARNFSFISLAVGIAAMVLCTILTVVIIIAAQHHENYWDP; encoded by the exons ATGTCATCCGAAAAGTCAg GACTCCCAGACTCAGTCCCTCACACTTCTCCACCGCCCTACAATGCCCCTCAGCCTCCAGCCGAACCCCCAGCCCCACCGCCACAGGCAGCCCCTTCCTcgcaccatcaccaccaccaccactaccatcagtCTGGCACCGCCACCCTCCCGCGCTTAGGGGCAGGGGGCCTGGCCTCTTCCGCGGCCACCGCTCAGCGCGGTCCCTCCTCCTCTGCCACGCTGCCGAGACCCCCCCACCACGCCCCTCCCGGCCCTGCTGCCGGGGCACCCCCACCCGGCTGCGCTACCTTGCCCCGCATGCCACCCGACCCTTACCTGCAGGAGACTCGCTTCGAGGGCCCACTTCCTCCGCCGCCGCCCGCTGccgccgccccgcccccgccggcGCCAGCCCAGACTGCCCAGGCCCCTGGCTTCGTGGTGCCCACGCACGCGGGGACTGTGGGCACGCTGCCGCTGGGGGGCTACGTAGCACCCGGATACCCCCTGCAGCTGCAGCCCTGCACTGCTTACGTGCCGGTCTACCCGGTGGGCACG CCATATGCAGGCGGGACCCCGGGGGGGACAGGCGTGACCTCCACTCTCCCCCCGCCGCCCCAGGGCCCAGGGCTGGCCCTGCTGGAGCCGAGGCGCCCGCCACACGATTACATGCCCATCGCGGTGCTGACCACCATCTGTTGCTTCTGGCCTACTGGCATCATTGCCATCTTCAAGGCAGTGCAG GTGCGCACGGCCTTGGCCCGCGGAGACATGGTGTCGGCCGAGATCGCTTCACGCGAGGCCCGGAACTTCTCCTTCATCTCCCTGGCCGTGGGCATCGCGGCTATGGTGCTCTGTACCATCCTCACCGTAGTCATCATCATCGCCGCGCAGCACCACGAGAACTACTGGGATCCCTAA
- the EGFL8 gene encoding epidermal growth factor-like protein 8 — protein sequence MGSRAELWTLLGGFSFLLLLISGEGAKGGFLRESQGVCSKQTLVVPLRYNESYSQPVYKPYLTLCAGRRICSTYRTTYRVTWREVRREVQQTHAVCCQGWKKRHPGALTCEAICAKPCQNGGVCVRPDQCECAPGWGGKHCHVDVDECRTGITLCSHRCLNTAGSFTCGCPHDLVLGLDGRTCTEGYPEPPTSASILSVAVREAEKDERALKREIRELRGRLERLEQWASQAGAWVRAVLPMPPEELQPQQVAELWGRGDRIESLSDQVLLLEERLGACSCEDNSLGPGLSHR from the exons ATGGGGTCCAGGGCTGAGCTGTGGACTCTCTTAGGCGGATTCTCCTTCCTCCTGCTACTGATATCAGGCGAGGGGGCCAAGGGTGGATTCCTCAGAGAGAG TCAGGGAGTCTGCTCCAAGCAGACACTGGTGGTCCCGCTCCGCTATAACGAGTCCTACAGCCAACCAGTGTACAAGCCCTACCTGACCTTGTGCGCTGGGAGGCGCATCTGCAGCACTTACAG GACCACGTACCGCGTTACGTGGCGGGAGGTGAGGCGGGAGGTGCAGCAGACCCATGCAGTGTGCTGCCAGGGCTGGAAGAAGCGGCACCCGGGGGCACTCACCTGTGAAG CCATCTGCGCCAAGCCTTGCCAGAACGGAGGCGTCTGCGTTAGGCCTGACCAGTGCGAGTGCGCCCCCGGCTGGGGAGGGAAGCACTGTCATGTGG ACGTGGATGAATGTAGGACCGGCATCACCCTCTGCTCGCACCGTTGTCTTAACACCGCAGGCAGCTTCACCTGCGGCTGCCCGCACGACCTAGTGCTAGGCCTGGACGGGCGCACCTGCACGGAGGGGTACCCAGAACCCCCAACCAGTGCCAGCATACTCAGCGTGGCCG TTCGGGAGGCTGAAAAAGACGAGCGCGCTCTGAAGCGGGAGATTCGCGAGCTGCGAGGGCGCCTGGAGCGGCTGGAGCAG TGGGCCAGTCAGGCTGGGGCCTGGGTCCGAGCGGTGCTGCCCATGCCGCCTGAAGAGCTGCAGCCACAACAGGTGGCTGAGCTGTGGGGCCGGGGTGACCGGATCGAATCTCTCAGCGACCAGGTGCTGCTGCTGGAGGAGAGGCTAGGTGCCT GCTCCTGTGAGGACAACAGCCTGGGCCCTGGCCTCAGTCATCGATAA